The Glycine soja cultivar W05 chromosome 6, ASM419377v2, whole genome shotgun sequence genome has a window encoding:
- the LOC114415968 gene encoding uncharacterized protein LOC114415968, producing MIHGEIHQEQPNWVRSCPPGFKLAIWRIIKQLRISEANSISNNESCEGNDTEDLEVDFEQLISQAEEGKDEDWGLPPKLKRMIKQEDGEVKPHQEKMEILNLGVGEERKEVKQKLRRMKPEMSLKIKEEVKKQFDAGFFDVAQYLKWVANIMPVPKKDGKNAGATYQWAMVALFHDMMHKEIDVYMDDMIAKSKTEEEHLVNLQKLFKRLCKYRLRLNPAKCNFGVKLGKLLGFIVSQKMIEVNLDKMKAILEMLEPRTEKQVRGFLRCLNYIVRFISQLTATCEPLFKLLRKNQSV from the exons ATGATACACGGAGAAATCCATCAAGAGCAACCAAATTGGGTGCGATCGTGTCCTCCGGGATTCAAATTGGCGATCTGGCGAATCATCAAACAACTCAGGATTTCCGAGGCAAACTCAATATCCAACAATGAGTCCTGCGAAGGTAATGATACCGAGGACCTAGAGGTTGATTTTGAGCAACTGATAAGTCAAGCTGAGGAAGGGAAAGATGAGGATTGGGGGCTTCCCCCAAAGCTAAAAAGAATGATCAAACAGGAAGACGGGGAAGTGAAGCCACACCAAGAAAAAATGGAGATTTTAAACTTAGGTGTTGGTGAAGAAAGAAAGGAGGTCAAG CAAAAGCTACGGAGGATGAAGCCTGAGatgtccttgaagataaaagaagaggtgaaaaagcaatttgacgctggcttCTTTGATGTTGCTCAATACCTGAAATGGGTCGCCAATATCATGCcagtccctaaaaaggatgggaag aacgCTGGGGCAACTTACCAGTGGGCTATGGTAGCAttattccatgacatgatgcacaaAGAAATTGATGTCTACATGGATGATATGATTGCCAAGTCaaagaccgaggaggaacaccttgtcaacttgcaAAAGTTGTTCAAGAGGTTGTGTAAGTACCGATTAAGGTTGAATCCCGCAAAGTGCAATTTCGGGGTCAAGTTGGGAAAGTTGCTCGGTTTTATTGTGAGCCAGAAAATGATAGAGGTAAACCTAGACAAAATGAAGGCCATCCTCGAAATGCTCGAGCCACGCACCGAGAagcaggtccgaggtttcctaaGATGTTTGAACTATATAGTGAGGTTCATATCACAGTTGACTGCCACTTGTGAGCCTCTCTTCAAGCTACTGCGTAAGAACCAGTCTGTCTAA